In the Rhodospirillaceae bacterium genome, one interval contains:
- a CDS encoding histidine phosphatase family protein — translation MKTLYLLRHAKSSWEDPHWDDFDRPLAPRGIKACKQMKAYLKQNKIKPDLIICSPAERARETYMRIAGAFSRKTEIKFEHTLYDANSQTLLKRLRRVDRKVSSIMMIGHNTALEHFALALTSGTETKSLARMRKKYPTLALASIKFQRGTWASASPGCARLSDFVVPRDLKGGKVKK, via the coding sequence GTGAAAACTCTCTATCTACTACGGCATGCAAAATCCAGTTGGGAGGATCCCCATTGGGACGATTTTGACCGCCCCCTAGCACCACGTGGAATCAAAGCCTGTAAGCAAATGAAAGCGTATTTAAAACAAAATAAGATTAAGCCCGACTTAATTATTTGCTCCCCCGCGGAACGTGCGAGAGAAACTTATATGCGCATTGCAGGTGCCTTTTCTCGAAAAACGGAAATCAAGTTCGAGCACACGCTCTATGATGCAAACAGCCAAACCTTGTTGAAACGGCTCCGCCGCGTCGACCGCAAGGTATCTTCCATTATGATGATTGGGCATAACACCGCACTGGAGCACTTTGCGCTGGCGTTGACCAGCGGTACAGAGACCAAGTCACTCGCCCGCATGCGAAAGAAATACCCCACCCTGGCGCTTGCTAGTATTAAATTTCAAAGAGGGACATGGGCCTCGGCCAGCCCTGGCTGCGCCCGGCTGAGCGACTTTGTCGTTCCCCGCGACCTCAAAGGGGGGAAGGTGAAAAAGTAG
- the ppk2 gene encoding polyphosphate kinase 2: MDTEETVEPQESTKRKIPNKFYNAELARLQVELVKQQGWIKEKGHKVVVLFEGRDAAGKGGVIKRITQCLNPRICRVVALGMPTEREKTQWYFQRYVTHLPAAGEMVLFDRSWYNRAGVERVMGFCTEEEHQYFLHACPHFERLLVQSGITVIKYWFSVSDEEQERRFRGRIDDPTKQWKLSPMDLESRDRWVEYSRAKDDMFLHTDVKHAPWHVVEADSKKRARLNCMSHLLSMIPYQDVTPDPVQLPDRKTTEGYVRPPMSHQTFVPDCYD, from the coding sequence ATGGATACAGAAGAAACGGTTGAGCCACAGGAATCAACAAAAAGAAAGATTCCGAATAAATTTTACAACGCGGAACTCGCGCGGCTCCAAGTCGAATTGGTCAAACAACAGGGCTGGATCAAGGAAAAGGGCCATAAGGTTGTCGTTCTTTTTGAGGGCCGCGATGCGGCCGGAAAGGGTGGGGTTATCAAACGTATAACCCAATGCCTCAATCCTAGAATTTGTCGAGTCGTCGCATTGGGAATGCCGACAGAGCGGGAAAAAACTCAATGGTATTTCCAACGCTACGTGACCCACCTGCCCGCAGCTGGCGAAATGGTTCTATTTGATCGAAGCTGGTACAACCGCGCGGGCGTTGAGCGCGTCATGGGATTCTGCACTGAAGAAGAACACCAATACTTTCTTCATGCTTGTCCGCATTTCGAACGCTTGCTCGTTCAGTCAGGGATAACCGTGATCAAATACTGGTTCTCGGTCAGTGACGAAGAACAGGAACGCAGGTTTCGCGGGCGGATTGATGATCCGACAAAACAGTGGAAACTGAGTCCCATGGATTTGGAATCTCGCGACCGCTGGGTCGAGTATTCCAGGGCCAAAGACGACATGTTCCTCCACACAGACGTCAAGCATGCACCGTGGCATGTTGTCGAAGCAGACTCTAAAAAAAGAGCTCGGCTGAATTGTATGAGCCACCTGTTAAGCATGATCCCTTATCAGGATGTAACACCCGATCCGGTGCAATTGCCTGATAGGAAAACGACAGAAGGCTACGTCCGTCCACCAATGTCCCACCAGACATTTGTTCCCGATTGTTACGATTGA